The following coding sequences are from one Kwoniella bestiolae CBS 10118 chromosome 2, complete sequence window:
- a CDS encoding inosine-5'-monophosphate dehydrogenase: protein MSSANGHASSSSSSNPNAPARSESLLKAADALSYLDEYPRGDGLSLHELMDSRKNGGLTYNDFLMLPGHINFPANIVSLQSKVTKNIVLNTPFLSSPMDTVTEDRMAIALALHGGLGIIHHNCSAEDQAAMVRRVKKFENGFITDPICLRPDNTVGDVLEIKATYGFCGVPITETGKMNGKLVGIVTGRDVQFQDSSASVKSVMTTDLVTGTAGITLEQANNLLRDSKKGKLPIVDSQGNLVSLVARSDLLKNQNYPLASKVPESKQLYCGAAIGTRPGDKDRLKLLVEAGLDVVVLDSSQGNSVFQIEFIQWIKSTYPKLEVIAGNVVTREQAAQLIVAGADGLRIGMGSGSICITQEVMAVGRPQGTAVYAVSEFASRFGVPTIADGGIGNIGHIAKALSLGASAVMMGGMLAGTTESPGEYFYHEGKRVKVYRGMGSIEAMEHTQRGSVASKNAILKGAADNAATARYFSEADAVKVAQGVSGDVADKGSINKFIPYLYTGLQHSLQDTGIRSVTDLQRESRAGTVRFELRTASAQLEGGVHGLNSYTKRLFA, encoded by the exons ATGTCATCTGCCAACGGACacgcctcttcctcctcgtcgagCAACCCCAATGCTCCCGCTAGATCAGAGAGCCTGCTCAAAGCCGCTGATGCCTTGTCATACCTTGATGAGTACCCTCGAGGAGACGGTCTTTCTCTTCACGAATTGATGGACTCAAGGAAGAATGGTGGTTTGACGTACAATGATTTCTTGATGTTACCTGGACATATCAATTTCCCTGCTAATATCGTATCTCTCCAATCCAA AGTAACCAAGAACATTGTACTCAAcacccccttcctctcttctcccatgGACACTGTCACCGAGGACCG AATGGCCATTGCTCTCGCCCTTCACGGTGGTCTCggtatcatccaccacaacTGCAGTGCAGAGGACCAAGCTGCCATGGTTAGACGAGTCAAGAAATTCGAAAACGGTTTCATCACTGATCCTATCTGTTTGAGACCTGATAACACCGTTGGAGA CGTATTGGAGATCAAAGCCACGTACGGTTTCTGCGGTGTACCCATCACTG AAACCGGAAAGATGAACGGCAAACTCGTCGGTATCGTTACCGGCCGAGATGTCCAATTCCAAGATTCCTCCGCTTCCGTCAAATCAGTCATGACCACCGATCTCGTCACTGGTACTGCCGGTATCACCCTTGAACAagccaacaacctcctcagaGATTCCAAGAAGGGTAAACTCCCCATTGTCGACTCTCAAGGAAACCTTGTATCCCTCGTCGCCCGATCCGATCTCTTGAAGAACCAAAACTACCCTCTCGCCTCCAAAGTACCTGAATCCAAACAATTATACTGTGGTGCTGCCATCGGTACCCGACCAGGTGACAAGGATCGATTGAAGTTGCTCGTCGAAGCTGGATTAGATGTAGTTGTATTGGACTCTTCTCAAGGAAACTCGGTATTCCAAATCGAATTCATCCAATGGATTAAATCTACCTACCCCAAACTCGAGGTTATCGCCGGAAACGTTGTGACTAGAGAACAAGCTGCTCAGTTGATCGTTGCTGGTGCGGACGGTCTACGAATCGGTATGGGTTCAGGATCAATCTGTATCACCCAAGAAGTCATGGCTGTCGGTCGACCTCAAGGTACCGCCGTGTACGCCGTATCTGAATTCGCCTCTAGGTTCGGAGTACCCACAATCGCTGATGGTGGTATTGGAAACATCGGACATATTGCCAAGGCTCTTTCGCTCGGTGCTTCGGcagtgatgatgggtggtatGTTGGCTGGTACGACCGAATCACCTGGAGAATACTTCTATCACGAAGGAAAACGAGTAAAGGTCTACAGAGGAATGGGTTCCATCGAAGCTATGGAACACACCCAACGTGGATCGGTTGCTTCGAAGAATGCTATCCTCAAAGGAGCAGCCGACAACGCTGCTACTGCCAGATACTTCTCTGAGGCCGATGCGGTCAAAGTTGCTCAGGGTGTCTCTGGAGACGTCGCCGATAAAGGAAGTATCAACAAGTTCATCCCATACTTGTACACCGGTTTACAACACTCTTTGCAAGATACCGGTATCAGGTC CGTCACCGACCTCCAAAGAGAATCTCGAGCCGGTACAGTCCGATTCGAACTTCGAACTGCATCTGCGCAATTGGAAGGTGGTGTTCACGGATTGAACTCTTACACCAAGAGATTGTTCGCTTAG
- a CDS encoding arginine N-methyltransferase 2: protein MSDIKMDEAHLPTDLLELAHRLLIAAQAAPASEVQKLVEAGAPTWYQDDSLGWSALHYAAERKEPQILEILLKGGAIWNSVDKWGRTAGEVCISLGDEEGWEIIRNEGIRSEMLHHALAGPSSPQSDSSTNMKLKAEDKTSAGDNLTFLKSKLTWDVGKDGKERVLDADGNGVMMGWEEPLMVEHVKLMTHDHPNAQPGAEGMTIMNVGFGLGIVDRLFQSTQSPSHPKPLNHTIIEAHPQVLQYIKDKGVDKLPGVRILEGRWQDFLLDPERLGEVLQGTPGGMGYDAIFVDTFAEGYEDLKAFFEVLPDILEPENGIFSFWNGLGATNATIYAVSSSLAELHLEDVGLDTTWHDVLIPESLREEVWKGVRRRYWELPGYKLPIAKMKLM, encoded by the exons ATGTCCGACATCAAGATGGACGAAGCTCACCTCCCCACCGACCTCCTCGAATTAGCCCACCGACTCCTCATAGCTGCCCAAGCCGCACCAGCAAGCGAGGTCCAGAAGCTCGTCGAGGCAGGTGCGCCAACTTGGTATCAGGATGATTCGCTGGGTTGGTCAGCCCTTCACTACGCCgcggagaggaaggaacCTCAGATATTGGAAATATTGCTTAAGGGAGGGGCGATCTGGAATTCGGTGGATAAGTGGGGTAGGACCGCGGGGGAGGTATGTATAAGtttgggagatgaggaggggtgggagatTATTAGGAATGAGGGGATTAGGTCTG AAATGTTACATCACGCTTTGGCTGgtccctcctctccccaaTCCGACTCTTCGACCAATATGAAGTTAAAAGCGGAAGACAAAACTTCAGCTGGAGACAATTTGACATTTCTGAAAAGTAAACTGACATGGGATGTGGGaaaagatgggaaagaaagGGTTTTAGATGCTGATGGCAATGG AGTCATGATGGGCTGGGAAGAACCTCTCA TGGTCGAACATGTCAAGTTGATGACGCATGATCATCCTAATGCTCAGCCAGGTGCAGAGGGAATGACAATAATGAACGTAGGATTCGGTCTAGGTATA GTAGACCGCCTattccaatccacccaatctcCCTCGCATCCCAAACCCCTCAATCACACTATCATAGAAGCTCATCCACAGGTATTACAATATATCAAAGATAAGGGGGTGGACAAGTTACCAGGAGTGAGGATACTGGAAGGACGATGGCAGGATTTCTTGCTTGATCCGGAAAGGTTGGGGGAAGTTTTGCAAGGTACGCCTGGGGGGATGGGGTATGATGCGATTTTTGTGGATACTTTTGCGGAAGGgtatgagg ACctcaaagccttcttcgAAGTCCTGCCTGATATACTCGAACCTGAAAATGGTATTTTCTCATTCTGGAATGGTCTGGGGGCGACCA ACGCTACCATCTACGCCGTCTCCTCTTCACTTGCCGAATTGCACCTCGAAGATGTTGGATTAGATACCACGTGGCATGACGTCCTTATACCTGAGAGTTTGAGAGAGGAAGTTTGGAAAGGTGTCAGGAGAAGGTATTGGGAGTTACCGGGGTATAAATTGCCTATAGCTAAGATGAAGCTTATGTAG